The genomic DNA TTCCCCATACAAATGGCAATGCCCCAAAGACCTTCCTAACTGGGTCCCATTCCGAGGAGCCCAGAAATCCTAAGCCGAACTCTTTAAAGGAAAGCCCTGATGAGTGTGTCAGCATTAAGAGAATGCCTGTGCTTAATAAAACAATTGCTAAGGCAAGTAAGGTAGTAAGCCACTTAAAAAGGTTATCTTCTATCTTTCTGCTCATAACCCTAATTTTAAAGTTTTCTTAGTGCCTCTAATACCTTTGTTTTTAGCTCCTGAGATAATGGCACATAATAAAGTTTAACTGCAAACTGGTTACCGTTTTTATATGCCCACTCAACGAACTTAACAATCTTATTGAGCTTTGCCTTATCCATAGCCTTTCTCAGAATTAGATATGTAAAGCCTGCTATGGGATATGAGTCTTTGCCTTTTGAGTATGTGAATTTAATGTAGAAACTTTCAGTTATAGTGGCACTGGCTGATGCTTTTTGAGTAGTCTCAATAGATGGCTCAACATAATTTCCATCCCTGTTTCTGATCTCTGCATAGGTCATTCCTGTCTGAGTGGCATATGCCAATTCAACATAGCCTATCGCACCCCTTGTGCCCCTTACAAGTCCTGCAACCCCTTCATTGCCTTTACCTCCTATTCCAGAGTGCCATTTAACAGATGTGCCTGAGCCAACAGTGTCCTTCCAGTCCTTACTTACATCAGAGAGAAACCATGTAAATATATTCGTTGTGCCTGAGCCATCGGCGCGATGAACTACGATTATTGGTATAGGTGGAAGCTTTATATTAGGGTTTTCTGCCTTTATCTTTTGGTCGTCCCATCTTGTGAGTTTCCCTAAGTAGATGTCTGCGATACTCTCAGGGCTTAGCCTTAAGCCTTTTTGAACACCCGGTACATTATAGACAATGGCTATAGCGCCACCAACCATTGGAAACTGTATGAGATTATGTTTTTTGAGCTCTTCTTCCTTAAGAGGTGCATCTGATGCACCAAAGTCAACTGTGCCCTCGATTACCTGCTTTATGCCTGCGCCACTTCCTATGGACTGATAGTTTATCTTTATGCCCGTTGTTTTTTCATATGTGTAAAACCACTGCGAATAAAGCGGATAAGGGAATGTTGCGCCTGCGCCATTCAGGGTCTCTCCTACAACCGTATGGCTTAAGCCGAGGACTAATCCGAGTGTGAGTAATAATCTATTTATTACCTGAATGCCGAACATTGGTTATTTTATTCCCTCTATCACCGATGCAGAAAGAAGCGAAAACATAATCTCGTGATGTCCTGTAAGGGCATATGAGGCACCCTTAAGCATCGTTGGTCTTCTAAGGACATTTTCTCTTGCCCTATACTGCTGGATGAAGTCCATATTAACCGTGGTAATGTCCTCTACTTTATTTCCAAGATTTCTTGCCATTGTAAGTGCCTTGAGAAATACCTCTGGAAGTATGACTGCCGAGCCTAAATTGATATATACACCTCCTTCAAGGTCACAAAGAACATTTGCCAAAATGAGGAAATCCCTCATGCTTCCCATACCAATTGCCGAGCCATCCGAAGATGGATGCATGTGGATTATGTCTGCGCCAATTGCAACATGAACCGTCATCGGAATACCCTCTTTGTATCCTGCCCTGAAGATGCTCAGGTCTTTATATTTAAGGTTTCCCTTATGAATAAACTCTCCGATGGATTCCCCTATACCCAAGCCCCTATCCACGCCCTGCTTTATTGCCTGATTCAGAAGTCTTCCTGTCTCCTCTGCCATTCCGAATATGCCTTTATGAAGCCCCTCTGCCACATCCTCTGATGTCCTTCCAATGAATGAAAGCTCGAAGTCATGTATGATGCAGGCTCCGTTTGCTGCAACCCCGGTTATAATGCCCCTTTTTATAAGGTCTATGATTATCGGAGAAAGCCCTACCTTTATTGGATGTGCTCCCATTCCCAAGATAACATGCCTTTTATTTTTCCTTGCCTTAATAATTGCCGCTACAACTGCCTTCAGGTCTTTTACTGCAAGTATATCAGGCAAAGAAGAGATGAATCCCTCGAATGTTCCGCCTTTTTTATGTGGGCATGAAATGGAGTTAGCCTCTATCTTAGACATCCTGTCTTTGATGGGATATGTCTTTATTTTTCTTATATCGATTGGCTTATATTTTTTCATAAGAATAATTTTAACATAAAGGCATGAAAGGTGCATCTTTTCCGATAAAAGAGGTTTGGTGACTTAAGCAAACATAATCGCAGTAATGAAGAAGAGTAATAGGAGGCTCAATATATTTTTATTGACAAATTGCCCTCTTAACTGGTATAAAATCATACTTCTAATCCCGATAATTCGGGACAATTTTAAGGGGGTGGTTCTATGAAAATGGGCGTTTTTGTCAGCGATTACAAGATGGCAGGGGATACGCTTCAAAGGCTCAAAGCCGATGGCATTGTCCTCGTATTAAACGGTGTTTATCATGCCTTTATAAAAGAAGGCGGAAAACCCTCACCTGTCTTAGATAGGGCATCGAATATTTATGCCTTATCAGAGGACATCGAGACAAGGGGACTTTCGGCTGGAAGCATAGACAGCCGTGTCAAGGTGGTCAATTACAACGGACTGGTTGACCTTATATTCAGTGATTATGAAAAATTAGCATGGCTATAGGGAGGTAATAAATGGGAACTTTGACGATAGGATGTTTCCCCGGGCTCGTTGGCTCGGCAGTCTATGATTTCGCACTTAAGCTTTCCGATGCCGCAGCAGGCAAGGGCCACAAGGTAAACCTATGGTTTTCAGGTAATGCCACTGGCTCGGCAAAGGCAAACCAGAAGCATCTGAAGGACTACTCAACAGGCGAAAAGTATGTAAAGGCACTCCTTGAAAAAGGCGTCGAAATCTGCACATGCGAGGCATGCACACTGGCAAGAGGTGTTCAGAAGACAGATGCAATAGCAGGCATACAGTGGAATGCCATGCACTGGTATCTGGCAAAGATACACGCCTCAGACAGAGTCCTTCATATAGGAGGTGAGTAAGATGGCTGATGTAAAGCTTGCAATAGTAGTTCAAAAACCTCAGTATAAAGGCGAGACCTCAAGGCTTGGCATAACACATGCCATCTCCTATCAGACCGTTGAGATACTCCTCGAAGACGGAGATACGGTTACCCCAAAGCTCTGCTTTATAGGAGAAGGGGTTTTGGGGCTTGAGAAGGGGCAGAAGGCAATGGAGGCATACGGGGTAACAAGCTCGGAGACTCATCTGAAAAACGCACTTTTAGTTGACCTCGATGTATTTATATGTAAAGATGACCTCGACAGATTCGGCATCTCCACTGACAGACTTCCTGATGCAGAAGACATGGGAGCTGACAAGAAGCTCCAGTTTGTGCCTTATTCGGAGATTCAGAAGATAATCGATGAAGCAAGGCATGTGCTTTTCTTTTAAATATAAAAAGGAGGTTAAAAGTAATGGGTGAATTAAGCAGTTCGACTCCGAATGAGACCCTCGATGTCTTAGGCAGGGTATGCCCTTATCCGCTTGTGCTTGCAAAGAAGGCTGTCGAGAAGCTCTCATCGGGCCAGATTTTGAAGATTCTCTGCGATGCACCAGCATCGGCTGAGGACACAATTCCGAGGTGGTGTGAAAAAAATGGACATAAGTTTGAGGCTGTAAAGTTAGAGGACAAAGGCTACTGGGAGCTTTTTATACAGAAAACCTGATTAGTTCCGAAAAAAGGGGCAATAACTTGCCCCTTTTTGAACTCCTAAAAAGGCTAAGTTACATCTCCTGCAATGTCACTGCTCCTGATGAGCATACAGATGTGCAGGTCTCACAGCCCTCGCAAAGGTCAGCCTGTACAACCACTGCCTTTCCATTCTGCATCTGAAATACACTTACAGGGCAGTTATTGACACACTCCTCACAGCCCTCGCATTTCTCTGCATCGATTGATACAAGATACATTATGCTTTATCCTCCTTTAGGTTTTTATCTATTTTACATTATTTAATATTCTTTATGCGACCTCTTCTTTGACCGAGACCGCCACTTTATAAAGAACAGTAAGCACCAGAAAGCCGACTGCCCAGACAGCGAGTGTGATTATTACCTCGGGCCATGTAGGCCAATACTCGGTGACCTTTTCAAATGGATTCGGGACGAACCCGCCCACAATCAAGCCAAAACCCTTGTCTATCCATAAGGAAAGGAACACTAACGCAGAGGCAAATGCAAGTGCACCCTCTTTTGCCCTTACAGAGGGGATTACGAGCATGATGACCGATACCACTGCAAACAGTCCTGATGCCCACATTAGTGGAACGAGTTTGCCATGCCCTTCGATACCTGCAAACAGATACTGAAATGGATGCATGTGCCCGGGTATATTGCTATAGAAAGCAGTAAAGACCTCAAGTCCAAGCAGAAACACATTGGTAATCATGAAATAAGTGACAATCTTTCCTAAACTCTGTATAGCCTCCCTGCCTGCATCGAACTTTGTGGTCTTTCTCAAGATAAGGCAGAGTATTATTAAGAGTGCAGGGCCTGCTGAGAAAGCCGATGCCAAAAATCTTGCCGCCATAACAGCGCTTAGCCAGAAGTGCCTTCCAGGAAGTCCTGAGTAGAGAAATGCAGTAACAGTGTGTATGCTCGGTGCCCAGATAATGGAAAGGATTATCACAGGCTTAACCCACTTTTGAGGAGCCACTCCCTTACTCTCGGCACCTAAGATTGTCCAGCCCACTACGATGTTCAAAAGGAGATACCCACTAAGGACAACTGCATCCCAGAACATCACGGAATTTGGGGTCGGATGTAGAATGACATTCATGACCCTCATTGGCTGACCCATGTCCACAAAGATAAACAGCATGCACATCACAACAGATGCCACGGCAAGGAACTCTCCGAGTATGGTTATCTTTCCAAACACCTTGTGGTTATGGAGATAATAAGGCAGAACGAGCATAACCGCAGATGCCGCAACTCCAACAAGAAAGGTAAACTGCCCTATATAGAGTCCCCATGACACATCCCTGCTCATGCCTGTTATTCCAAGACCTACCTTGAACTGCCTGAGATAAACCAGAAACCCCACACCGATAATCGCAAGAAGAAAGAGTATCCATCTCCAGTACCTACCACTTCCAGTTAGTGCTCGCTCAAGCATTCTCCTCACCTCCTATCAAATAATAAACGCTGGGCTGTGTGCCAAGCTCGGGTTTTCGCCTGATACTGTAGTGCGTAGAGAGAATCTTTCTGACCTCTGAGTTTGGGTCGGAAAGGTCTCCAAAGACCAATGCCTTTGTATCCTTAACTGCCTCCACACAGGCAGGCATCTCTCCTTTTGCAAGCCTCTCGTAGCAGAAAGTGCATTTCTCAACAACGCCCTTTGTCCTTGTAGGAAACTCCTTGTTCTCATCTTGCTCTTTTATAAAGGGTCTTGGGTCGCGCCAGTTAAAGCTTCTTGCACCAAAAGGACAGGCAGCCATACAGAACCTGCACCCAATACAGCGATGCATATCCTGCATAACTATTCCATCCGATTCCCTCTTGAATGTAGCCTTTGTCGGGCAGACCCTCACGCAAGGAGGGTTCTCGCAGTGGTTGCAAAGAAGTAGGAATGGCTTGTGCTTTATACCCTCAGGCATGTACTCCTGCTCCATGCCAGGGAATGCATGCTCATATGTCTCCTTCCAGAGCCACTTGACCTCTTCCTTTGGATTTCCTATATTAGGGACATTGTGTGCACGGTGGCATGCACTTATAGCCTTGTCATAGTGTTCTTCTGAGGTAAGCTTTTTTACATCGATGACCATTGCCCAGTGCTTTGCATTAAGTGCCTCTGGAGATTGAAGCATCTCTGATGCCCAGCTATCCTTCAACTTACTTAGACCCAGAGTGCCACCAAAGCCCAAAACAGTGGAGATTCCAGCTATCTTTATAAATTGTCTTCTATCCATGCTCATAACTCCTTCTCCTTTGGCTGTATATGGCAGTCCCAGCAGTAAGGCTTCACCACCATGTAATTGTGACATTCGTCACAGAACTTCTTCTTGTTAGAATGGCAGTTCATGCATGTGTTCTGAAGGCTCATTGTATGCCGTTTTCCAGTATTACTGCTTACATAAACCCTATTACCCTCACGGACAACCGAATCCCTCCAGTTATTCAGCAGCTGCATATGCCCGCCCCTCATAAATTCCTTTGTCTCTACGCATTTCCTTTCTGCCTCAGGCATCTGCTGGATAACAGGGGTGTCTAATTTCAGGTCTGGCTTGGCAACTGCCTTTCCTGCATTATAGTAAAATGGAAATGTCACAATCCCCACAAAGATAAGAAGTCCGACAATTATCTTACCGCTGTCATACATTACTCTTTGCCCTCCTTTCCCGGAAGGGGTTCCAATCGCAAATCAATAGTCCTTTCCTTTTCCCCTTTCATGATTAGGGCATTGCCAACAAGCTCGTGAAGCCCTGCGACAGACACATCAGGTGTATAATACTCCACCAAAGCCTTAAGCGTAGCCCTGTCTATTGCGCAGATATTTCCAAGCATGTTCACACCGTATTTGTCACGAACATACTTAACTGCATTTGCCCTCGGAAGCCCTCCCCTCATCCTTAGTTCCATATTCTCGGATGCATTAAGCCCTGTGCCACTTCCACAGCAGAATGTCTTCTCCCTGATTGTGTTTTCAGGCATCTCATAGAAGTTATTGCATACGCCCTTAAGCACATATCTTGGCTCCTCAAGGAAGCCCATGCCTCTCGATGTATTACAGGAGTCATGCCATGTCACCTTCAGGTGGTCATTCCTTGTTGGGTCCAATTTAAGCTTTCCGTTCTTTATAAGGTCTGCCGTAAATTCTACTATGTGAATGAATTTTGAGGATTTTGCATGTTCAAACCTTGTTCCTGTTATTGGAGAAACAGGAACTTCTAAGAAATCAGCAGGTCCATGCCATGTGTCGAGGTACTGATGCCAGAGTCTCCACATATGACCGCATTCTCCGCCGATTATCCATTTAACGCCAAGCCTCTTTGCCTCGGCATATACCTTGTAATGTAGCCTCTTTGCCATCTCATTTGAGGTGAAAAACCCGAAGTTTCCGCCCTCTGACGCATATGTGCTCCATGTGTAATCGAGCCCTAACTCATGAAATAGCATGAGATAGCCCATTGCAGTGTATGTGCCTGGGTCAGCAAAAAGGTCTCCTGATGGAGCGATGAAGAGTATCTCTGCCCCCTTTCTGTTAAAGGTCGGCTCTATCTTTATGCCTGTTATGGTCTCTATGTCGTCAAGGAAGAACTCTATCGAGGACTTGATTGTATGGGGCTCAAGGCCTAAGTGATTGCCCTTGAGATAGCAGTTTGCCACAGGACCTGAAATCCAGTCTGTGTTTAGACCTAAGAGATTTATAAGTTCCCTTGCCATAAGGGTGATCTCTGCTGTGTCAATGCCATAAGGGCAAAAAACAGAGCACCTTCTGCATTCAGTGCACTGATAGAAGTAATACCACCACTCCTTGAGCACATCTAATGTTAGGTCCCTTGCGCCTGCAAGCCTTCCTAATGCCTTGCCTGAATTAGTGAAATACCTTTTATAAATCGACCTCATCAGCTCTGTCCTTAAGACAGGCATGTTCTTTGGGTCTCCAGAGCCTATAA from Nitrospirota bacterium includes the following:
- a CDS encoding DsrE family protein; the protein is MGTLTIGCFPGLVGSAVYDFALKLSDAAAGKGHKVNLWFSGNATGSAKANQKHLKDYSTGEKYVKALLEKGVEICTCEACTLARGVQKTDAIAGIQWNAMHWYLAKIHASDRVLHIGGE
- a CDS encoding 4Fe-4S binding protein yields the protein MYLVSIDAEKCEGCEECVNNCPVSVFQMQNGKAVVVQADLCEGCETCTSVCSSGAVTLQEM
- a CDS encoding (Fe-S)-binding protein, with the translated sequence MATSKIIKPNELVVSIDYKPPMKWWMDTPAEFKPGMYCWGAKKKNLDAVNFPNARDWSPKEEDWKLPENWQEILIEGLKDKLGKYRSFRLFMDICVRCGACADKCHFFIGSGDPKNMPVLRTELMRSIYKRYFTNSGKALGRLAGARDLTLDVLKEWWYYFYQCTECRRCSVFCPYGIDTAEITLMARELINLLGLNTDWISGPVANCYLKGNHLGLEPHTIKSSIEFFLDDIETITGIKIEPTFNRKGAEILFIAPSGDLFADPGTYTAMGYLMLFHELGLDYTWSTYASEGGNFGFFTSNEMAKRLHYKVYAEAKRLGVKWIIGGECGHMWRLWHQYLDTWHGPADFLEVPVSPITGTRFEHAKSSKFIHIVEFTADLIKNGKLKLDPTRNDHLKVTWHDSCNTSRGMGFLEEPRYVLKGVCNNFYEMPENTIREKTFCCGSGTGLNASENMELRMRGGLPRANAVKYVRDKYGVNMLGNICAIDRATLKALVEYYTPDVSVAGLHELVGNALIMKGEKERTIDLRLEPLPGKEGKE
- the nrfD gene encoding polysulfide reductase NrfD, with product MLERALTGSGRYWRWILFLLAIIGVGFLVYLRQFKVGLGITGMSRDVSWGLYIGQFTFLVGVAASAVMLVLPYYLHNHKVFGKITILGEFLAVASVVMCMLFIFVDMGQPMRVMNVILHPTPNSVMFWDAVVLSGYLLLNIVVGWTILGAESKGVAPQKWVKPVIILSIIWAPSIHTVTAFLYSGLPGRHFWLSAVMAARFLASAFSAGPALLIILCLILRKTTKFDAGREAIQSLGKIVTYFMITNVFLLGLEVFTAFYSNIPGHMHPFQYLFAGIEGHGKLVPLMWASGLFAVVSVIMLVIPSVRAKEGALAFASALVFLSLWIDKGFGLIVGGFVPNPFEKVTEYWPTWPEVIITLAVWAVGFLVLTVLYKVAVSVKEEVA
- a CDS encoding sulfurtransferase TusB (in Escherichai coli the heterohexameric TusBCD complex is involved in sulfur related that results in thiouridation to U34 position in some tRNAs), which gives rise to MKMGVFVSDYKMAGDTLQRLKADGIVLVLNGVYHAFIKEGGKPSPVLDRASNIYALSEDIETRGLSAGSIDSRVKVVNYNGLVDLIFSDYEKLAWL
- the dsrJ gene encoding sulfate reduction electron transfer complex DsrMKJOP subunit DsrJ, translated to MYDSGKIIVGLLIFVGIVTFPFYYNAGKAVAKPDLKLDTPVIQQMPEAERKCVETKEFMRGGHMQLLNNWRDSVVREGNRVYVSSNTGKRHTMSLQNTCMNCHSNKKKFCDECHNYMVVKPYCWDCHIQPKEKEL
- a CDS encoding DsrE family protein, with the translated sequence MADVKLAIVVQKPQYKGETSRLGITHAISYQTVEILLEDGDTVTPKLCFIGEGVLGLEKGQKAMEAYGVTSSETHLKNALLVDLDVFICKDDLDRFGISTDRLPDAEDMGADKKLQFVPYSEIQKIIDEARHVLFF
- a CDS encoding sulfurtransferase TusA family protein; the encoded protein is MGELSSSTPNETLDVLGRVCPYPLVLAKKAVEKLSSGQILKILCDAPASAEDTIPRWCEKNGHKFEAVKLEDKGYWELFIQKT
- the pstS gene encoding phosphate ABC transporter substrate-binding protein PstS, which gives rise to MFGIQVINRLLLTLGLVLGLSHTVVGETLNGAGATFPYPLYSQWFYTYEKTTGIKINYQSIGSGAGIKQVIEGTVDFGASDAPLKEEELKKHNLIQFPMVGGAIAIVYNVPGVQKGLRLSPESIADIYLGKLTRWDDQKIKAENPNIKLPPIPIIVVHRADGSGTTNIFTWFLSDVSKDWKDTVGSGTSVKWHSGIGGKGNEGVAGLVRGTRGAIGYVELAYATQTGMTYAEIRNRDGNYVEPSIETTQKASASATITESFYIKFTYSKGKDSYPIAGFTYLILRKAMDKAKLNKIVKFVEWAYKNGNQFAVKLYYVPLSQELKTKVLEALRKL
- a CDS encoding 4Fe-4S dicluster domain-containing protein; this translates as MSMDRRQFIKIAGISTVLGFGGTLGLSKLKDSWASEMLQSPEALNAKHWAMVIDVKKLTSEEHYDKAISACHRAHNVPNIGNPKEEVKWLWKETYEHAFPGMEQEYMPEGIKHKPFLLLCNHCENPPCVRVCPTKATFKRESDGIVMQDMHRCIGCRFCMAACPFGARSFNWRDPRPFIKEQDENKEFPTRTKGVVEKCTFCYERLAKGEMPACVEAVKDTKALVFGDLSDPNSEVRKILSTHYSIRRKPELGTQPSVYYLIGGEENA